One part of the Bradyrhizobium sp. CB1650 genome encodes these proteins:
- a CDS encoding histidine phosphatase family protein: MAARFADPQRVERRLAMVLAADVAGYPRLMGADKEGLFLLKAHLRKLIDPKIKGHHGRIVKVTGSGMPIEFASQVEAVRRAVEAQRGMVDRNASIPADKRITFRVGTSLGDILVAAKGIYGDGVNVAARPEGLAEPGGLCISRTVRDQVHDKLPYSLENRGEQSVNSIARLVRVFALSLKAIATPSAMEWRHELIKYRRRVIDRPLALAEVARKPLSNEAVKNLRLNRRQFLKPATAAMTFFVANAPCRLVFSLGALARASTAMAQKEPGAILDRQTLVHALQSGGQVIYFRHAETDQSQSDSDRLNLANCATQRNLSDKGRAQARAISEAFSALGINVSKVLSSPYCRCVETAKLAFGRVTIVQDLEFAIAKNEAEAKRLGAVLRKLLETPPLSGTNNIVVAHSANLKEAAGIWPQPEGVAYIFQPRQNGGFTVVARVGPEEWSELARLK; this comes from the coding sequence TGGTCCTGGCGGCTGATGTCGCCGGGTATCCTCGTCTCATGGGCGCGGACAAGGAAGGGCTTTTCCTCCTCAAGGCGCACCTGCGGAAACTGATCGATCCCAAGATCAAGGGGCACCACGGCCGCATCGTGAAGGTCACGGGCAGCGGGATGCCGATCGAATTCGCGAGCCAAGTGGAGGCGGTGCGCCGCGCCGTCGAGGCTCAGCGAGGCATGGTCGATCGCAATGCCAGCATCCCGGCGGACAAGCGCATCACCTTCCGCGTCGGCACCAGTCTCGGCGACATCCTGGTCGCGGCCAAGGGCATCTACGGCGATGGCGTCAATGTCGCGGCGCGCCCGGAAGGCTTGGCCGAGCCGGGCGGCCTCTGCATCTCGCGGACGGTGCGTGATCAGGTACACGACAAGCTGCCGTATTCCTTGGAGAATCGCGGCGAACAAAGCGTCAATAGCATCGCCCGGCTGGTGCGTGTCTTCGCCCTCTCTCTTAAAGCTATCGCGACGCCATCGGCGATGGAGTGGAGACACGAGCTGATAAAGTATCGGCGCCGAGTGATTGACCGACCGCTCGCGTTGGCAGAGGTGGCGAGAAAGCCATTAAGCAACGAGGCGGTGAAGAATCTGCGGTTGAACCGGCGTCAGTTCCTCAAGCCTGCGACCGCCGCGATGACCTTCTTCGTGGCAAACGCGCCGTGCAGGTTGGTCTTCAGCCTCGGTGCGCTGGCGCGGGCCAGCACTGCTATGGCCCAAAAAGAGCCTGGAGCTATCCTTGACCGTCAGACTCTGGTTCACGCCTTGCAAAGCGGCGGTCAGGTCATCTATTTCCGTCATGCGGAAACTGATCAATCGCAGTCAGACTCCGACCGTCTGAACCTTGCAAATTGCGCGACGCAGCGCAACCTATCCGACAAAGGAAGGGCACAGGCGCGAGCAATCAGCGAGGCTTTCTCGGCGCTCGGCATCAATGTGTCGAAGGTTCTCTCAAGTCCCTACTGCAGGTGCGTTGAGACGGCAAAGCTCGCTTTTGGCCGCGTCACCATCGTCCAGGACCTCGAGTTTGCCATTGCAAAGAACGAGGCGGAAGCAAAACGCTTGGGAGCGGTACTCCGCAAATTGCTTGAGACGCCTCCCTTGTCAGGAACCAATAATATAGTGGTCGCGCACTCGGCGAATTTGAAGGAGGCTGCCGGGATCTGGCCTCAACCGGAGGGCGTCGCATACATCTTTCAGCCGCGACAGAACGGTGGATTTACCGTAGTTGCGAGGGTGGGGCCGGAAGAATGGAGCGAGCTTGCCAGATTGAAATGA